A window from Primulina eburnea isolate SZY01 chromosome 2, ASM2296580v1, whole genome shotgun sequence encodes these proteins:
- the LOC140822961 gene encoding protein FAR1-RELATED SEQUENCE 8-like isoform X1: protein MANDTVFSPADAAIPPNPDPGIELNVDRYEEGDELVDDEREDNFEFETNDLEHEDNQMLGARSNDLKSSIQQVFDIERNDLGDDGGQILSIDGGHMLEFGTNGHESNSVQVMEVPGNDHNSRGNQFPDIHGNGNPVTIDDGTGGKSCLPPAMGMEFESYDDAYNYYNCYSKELGFGIRVKSSWTKRSSKEKRGAVLCCNCEGFKAMKEASTRRKETRTGCPAMIRLRLLESNRWRLDEVKTEHNHLLDHERAQNSRSHKKIDAGAKRKLESSVNIEVQTIKVYQNFCADAVSYQSSNEKEISNHVQQSTHLKLRGGDMLALYEYFHRAQLFDPNFFYVMDLSDEGCLKNVFWISSRSRAAYSYFGDVVVVDTTYLSGTYIVPLLTITGLNHHGQSVLLGCGFVVDETMETYIWLMRAWLTSVLGRPPQTIITDKSKALCGAISVVFPRASHRLYLPNVMQYILEKVGEMRESALIQTLLNRAVYSSMKVEDFEMAWEEMIQHCSIKDREWLRTLYDDRERWVPVYLKDTFFAGIYTSQPGEYMSPFFHGHLHEQTTWTEFFNFYELVQQNKIYRESLNDLESRNFRPVLRTSCNYELQLSEVYTKDIFLRFQEEVVLMANCCIVTQIHANGAVITYMVKERNTEGDSQESRNFEVMFDKVGLEVRCICSCFNFRGYLCRHALTVLNHNGIEEIPSTYILTRWRKDLKRMYARDLGSNTIDITNPVQWYDHLSRRAMQVVAEGITTQDRYMVARQAFRDSLNKVRLADKHVR from the exons ATGGCGAACGACACCGTTTTCTCACCAGCCGACGCTGCCATCCCTCCGAATCCGGATCCCGGTATCGAACTCAAC GTGGATCGATATGAAGAGGGTGATGAACTGGTAGATGATGAAAGAGAAGATAACTTCGAGTTTGAGACCAATGATCTTGAGCATGAGGACAACCAAATGCTTGGAGCTAGAAGCAATGATCTTAAAAGTTCCATTCAGCAAGTGTTTGACATCGAAAGAAATGACCTTGGCGATGATGGAGGGCAAATTCTTAGTATTGACGGTGGACACATGCTTGAATTTGGAACAAATGGTCATGAGAGCAACAGTGTGCAAGTTATGGAGGTTCCGGGCAATGACCACAATAGCAGGGGCAACCAATTTCCTGATATTCACGGGAATGGTAATCCCGTCACAATAGATGATGGTACTGGGGGTAAGTCTTGTCTCCCTCCTGCCATGGGGATGGAGTTTGAGTCGTATGATGATGCTTATAACTATTACAACTGCTATTCCAAGGAACTTGGGTTTGGTATTAGAGTCAAATCCTCGTGGACAAAGCGGAGCAGCAAAGAGAAGCGTGGGGCAGTTCTGTGTTGTAATTGCGAAGGTTTTAAGGCAATGAAAGAAGCAAGCACTCGAAGAAAGGAGACGAGGACTGGATGCCCAGCAATGATTAGGCTGAGATTACTGGAATCGAACAGATGGAGGTTAGATGAAGTTAAAACAGAACACAATCATTTGCTGGACCACGAAAGAGCTCAAAACTCCAGGTCACATAAGAAGATTGATGCAGGAGCCAAAAGGAAGTTGGAGTCCTCTGTTAACATAGAAGTGCAAACAATCAAGGTATATCAAAATTTTTGTGCAGATGCAGTGAGTTATCAAAGCTCAAATGAAAAAGAAATTAGCAATCATGTACAGCAGTCAACACACTTAAAACTCAGAGGCGGCGACATGCTTGCACTTTATGAATATTTTCATCGGGCGCAACTTTTTGACCCGAACTTTTTCTATGTCATGGATTTAAGCGATGAAGGTTGTTTAAAGAACGTGTTTTGGATCAGTTCTAGGTCTAGGGCTGCCTATAGTTATTTTGGTGATGTCGTCGTAGTTGACACAACATATCTTTCGGGAACGTATATTGTCCCGCTTTTGACGATCACTGGATTAAATCACCACGGTCAGTCTGTATTGCTGGGTTGTGGTTTTGTTGTTGATGAAACTATGGAAACGTATATTTGGTTGATGCGAGCCTGGCTTACATCTGTTTTAGGACGACCTCCACAAACTATAATCACAGACAAGAGTAAGGCATTGTGTGGTGCAATCTCTGTAGTTTTTCCAAGGGCTAGCCACCGTCTTTATCTACCTAATGTGATGCAGTACATTCTTGAAAAAGTAGGAGAAATGAGGGAGTCAGCTCTAATCCAGACATTACTAAACAGAGCAGTGTACAGTTCAATGAAAGTAGAAGATTTTGAAATGGCGTGGGAGGAGATGATCCAGCATTGTTCTATCAAGGATCGTGAATGGCTTCGAACTTTATACGACGATCGAGAAAGATGGGTTCCAGTTTATTTGAAAGATACTTTCTTTGCCGGAATATATACTTCACAACCAGGTGAATACATGTCTCCCTTTTTCCACGGGCATTTACATGAGCAAACCACTTGGACTgaattctttaatttttacgAGTTagttcaacaaaataaaatttatcggGAATCTCTGAACGATTTAGAGTCAAGAAACTTCAGACCAGTGTTGAGAACTAGTTGCAACTACGAATTGCAGCTTTCTGAAGTGTATACCAAAGATATATTCTTGAGATTCCAGGAAGAGGTGGTGTTGATGGCTAATTGTTGCATTGTAACTCAAATCCATGCTAATGGGGCAGTTATCACCTATATGGTTAAGGAACGGAATACCGAAGGAGATTCCCAAGAATCAAGAAATTTTGAAGTTATGTTCGATAAAGTAGGTCTAGAGGTTCGTTGTATCTGTAGTTGCTTCAACTTCCGAGGATACCTGTGCCGACATGCCTTAACTGTCCTCAACCACAACGGGATTGAAGAAATCCCGAGCACGTACATTTTAACTCGGTGGAGAAAAGATTTGAAACGAATGTACGCTCGGGATCTCGGATCTAACACCATTGACATTACTAACCCTGTTCAGTGGTATGATCACCTTTCTAGACGAGCAATGCAAGTTGTTGCAGAAGGGATCACAACTCAAGATCGTTACATGGTTGCTAGGCAAGCATTCAGGGATTCGTTAAATAAGGTTCGTCTGGCAGACAAACATGTACGATGA
- the LOC140822961 gene encoding protein FAR1-RELATED SEQUENCE 8-like isoform X2 — MLGARSNDLKSSIQQVFDIERNDLGDDGGQILSIDGGHMLEFGTNGHESNSVQVMEVPGNDHNSRGNQFPDIHGNGNPVTIDDGTGGKSCLPPAMGMEFESYDDAYNYYNCYSKELGFGIRVKSSWTKRSSKEKRGAVLCCNCEGFKAMKEASTRRKETRTGCPAMIRLRLLESNRWRLDEVKTEHNHLLDHERAQNSRSHKKIDAGAKRKLESSVNIEVQTIKVYQNFCADAVSYQSSNEKEISNHVQQSTHLKLRGGDMLALYEYFHRAQLFDPNFFYVMDLSDEGCLKNVFWISSRSRAAYSYFGDVVVVDTTYLSGTYIVPLLTITGLNHHGQSVLLGCGFVVDETMETYIWLMRAWLTSVLGRPPQTIITDKSKALCGAISVVFPRASHRLYLPNVMQYILEKVGEMRESALIQTLLNRAVYSSMKVEDFEMAWEEMIQHCSIKDREWLRTLYDDRERWVPVYLKDTFFAGIYTSQPGEYMSPFFHGHLHEQTTWTEFFNFYELVQQNKIYRESLNDLESRNFRPVLRTSCNYELQLSEVYTKDIFLRFQEEVVLMANCCIVTQIHANGAVITYMVKERNTEGDSQESRNFEVMFDKVGLEVRCICSCFNFRGYLCRHALTVLNHNGIEEIPSTYILTRWRKDLKRMYARDLGSNTIDITNPVQWYDHLSRRAMQVVAEGITTQDRYMVARQAFRDSLNKVRLADKHVR, encoded by the coding sequence ATGCTTGGAGCTAGAAGCAATGATCTTAAAAGTTCCATTCAGCAAGTGTTTGACATCGAAAGAAATGACCTTGGCGATGATGGAGGGCAAATTCTTAGTATTGACGGTGGACACATGCTTGAATTTGGAACAAATGGTCATGAGAGCAACAGTGTGCAAGTTATGGAGGTTCCGGGCAATGACCACAATAGCAGGGGCAACCAATTTCCTGATATTCACGGGAATGGTAATCCCGTCACAATAGATGATGGTACTGGGGGTAAGTCTTGTCTCCCTCCTGCCATGGGGATGGAGTTTGAGTCGTATGATGATGCTTATAACTATTACAACTGCTATTCCAAGGAACTTGGGTTTGGTATTAGAGTCAAATCCTCGTGGACAAAGCGGAGCAGCAAAGAGAAGCGTGGGGCAGTTCTGTGTTGTAATTGCGAAGGTTTTAAGGCAATGAAAGAAGCAAGCACTCGAAGAAAGGAGACGAGGACTGGATGCCCAGCAATGATTAGGCTGAGATTACTGGAATCGAACAGATGGAGGTTAGATGAAGTTAAAACAGAACACAATCATTTGCTGGACCACGAAAGAGCTCAAAACTCCAGGTCACATAAGAAGATTGATGCAGGAGCCAAAAGGAAGTTGGAGTCCTCTGTTAACATAGAAGTGCAAACAATCAAGGTATATCAAAATTTTTGTGCAGATGCAGTGAGTTATCAAAGCTCAAATGAAAAAGAAATTAGCAATCATGTACAGCAGTCAACACACTTAAAACTCAGAGGCGGCGACATGCTTGCACTTTATGAATATTTTCATCGGGCGCAACTTTTTGACCCGAACTTTTTCTATGTCATGGATTTAAGCGATGAAGGTTGTTTAAAGAACGTGTTTTGGATCAGTTCTAGGTCTAGGGCTGCCTATAGTTATTTTGGTGATGTCGTCGTAGTTGACACAACATATCTTTCGGGAACGTATATTGTCCCGCTTTTGACGATCACTGGATTAAATCACCACGGTCAGTCTGTATTGCTGGGTTGTGGTTTTGTTGTTGATGAAACTATGGAAACGTATATTTGGTTGATGCGAGCCTGGCTTACATCTGTTTTAGGACGACCTCCACAAACTATAATCACAGACAAGAGTAAGGCATTGTGTGGTGCAATCTCTGTAGTTTTTCCAAGGGCTAGCCACCGTCTTTATCTACCTAATGTGATGCAGTACATTCTTGAAAAAGTAGGAGAAATGAGGGAGTCAGCTCTAATCCAGACATTACTAAACAGAGCAGTGTACAGTTCAATGAAAGTAGAAGATTTTGAAATGGCGTGGGAGGAGATGATCCAGCATTGTTCTATCAAGGATCGTGAATGGCTTCGAACTTTATACGACGATCGAGAAAGATGGGTTCCAGTTTATTTGAAAGATACTTTCTTTGCCGGAATATATACTTCACAACCAGGTGAATACATGTCTCCCTTTTTCCACGGGCATTTACATGAGCAAACCACTTGGACTgaattctttaatttttacgAGTTagttcaacaaaataaaatttatcggGAATCTCTGAACGATTTAGAGTCAAGAAACTTCAGACCAGTGTTGAGAACTAGTTGCAACTACGAATTGCAGCTTTCTGAAGTGTATACCAAAGATATATTCTTGAGATTCCAGGAAGAGGTGGTGTTGATGGCTAATTGTTGCATTGTAACTCAAATCCATGCTAATGGGGCAGTTATCACCTATATGGTTAAGGAACGGAATACCGAAGGAGATTCCCAAGAATCAAGAAATTTTGAAGTTATGTTCGATAAAGTAGGTCTAGAGGTTCGTTGTATCTGTAGTTGCTTCAACTTCCGAGGATACCTGTGCCGACATGCCTTAACTGTCCTCAACCACAACGGGATTGAAGAAATCCCGAGCACGTACATTTTAACTCGGTGGAGAAAAGATTTGAAACGAATGTACGCTCGGGATCTCGGATCTAACACCATTGACATTACTAACCCTGTTCAGTGGTATGATCACCTTTCTAGACGAGCAATGCAAGTTGTTGCAGAAGGGATCACAACTCAAGATCGTTACATGGTTGCTAGGCAAGCATTCAGGGATTCGTTAAATAAGGTTCGTCTGGCAGACAAACATGTACGATGA